From a region of the Alnus glutinosa chromosome 1, dhAlnGlut1.1, whole genome shotgun sequence genome:
- the LOC133851559 gene encoding uncharacterized protein LOC133851559 isoform X3 translates to MGGTLTEGAPQVLLQARLLPRPLRGSLHNILYATLGCNSLQWFCILSCHTHAKQCNPCMYAGMSDQAYQSDARADMKILEASSSLVICSSFRNSRSLASRSITALPAFADCLAQLVEENPDSRTPSRTSSRSNGNQEIYPCSVQQIPKCSSEFEHNLTMPAT, encoded by the exons ATGGGCGGGACACTGACAGAAGGAGCTCCGCAAGTTCTCCTTCAAGCTCGTCTTCTACCTCGCCCTCTCC GCGGTTCACTTCATAACATTTTATATGCCACTCTGGGGTGCAATTCTTTACAATGGTTTTGCATACTTTCATGTCATACGCACGCTAAACAATGCAACCCGTGTATGTATGCTG GCATGTCAGACCAGGCATACCAGTCAGATGCAAGAGCAGACATGAAG ATCCTAGAAGCAAGCTCCTCCTTAGTGATCTGCTCCTCTTTTAGGAACTCCAGATCCTTGGCCTCAAGATCAATCACCGCTCTCCCCGCTTTTGCTGATTGCCTTGCTCAGCTTGTCGAAGAGAACCCTGATTCAAGAACTCCTTCGAGGACATCTTCAAGGAGCAATGGAAACCAGGAGATTTACCCATGTTCAGTTCAACAAATACCAAAATGCAGCAGTGAATTTGAACATAATCTCACTATGCCGGCCACGTGA
- the LOC133858442 gene encoding protein NRT1/ PTR FAMILY 4.5-like: MGLNDEVGVKDFGCQPKNMKNPRQGGFRATYFIFAMMGLDNIGFVANMVSMVLYFSFIMHFDLSGSATTTTNFLGTTFLLTLVGGFISDTYMTHLNTCVLFGGIQLLGYMLLIIQSRYHKLQPEPCGETTCVHGTKALLFYASIWLVALGGGGIRGSIPALGAGQFNDKHPEERKQIATFFNLFLLSITIGASIGVTFVVYVSSHLGWDKGFSISMSCAFVGLVCLALGKPFYRVRVPGESPLLKVLQVLVVTVKNWRVDVPNSDELYELRDRKSLSNGELIPHSNQFRLLDKAAVLPKGTEAGKWRVCSVTQVEEVKILTRMMPILLSTILMNTCFAQLQTFSVQQGTIMNTHIHRFDVPSASIPVIPLVFMSLLIPVYEFALVPILRKITGHPNGITYLQRVGVGLVLSAISMGIAGIIEVKRKHEFIHHNHRISLFWLSFHYAIFGIADMFTFGGLLEFFYKEAPAGMRSLSTSFSWLSLSIGFFLSTAFVELINLVTGKLSKSKTGWLEGRDMNKNHLERFYWFLAVLSILNFVNYVFWAKWYKYKTDVPIDEEMLLKSSQARGADQSLSATTSSMSFISKNQEQEEDQRKNEVK; encoded by the exons ATG GGGTTGAACGATGAAGTTGGTGTCAAAGATTTTGGATGCCAACCCAAGAACATGAAGAATCCGAGACAAGGAGGATTTAGAGCCACCTATTTCATCTTTG CGATGATGGGGCTGGATAACATAGGCTTTGTGGCTAACATGGTAAGCATGGTTCTATATTTCTCGTTCATCATGCACTTTGATCTCTCTGGCTCTGCAACAACGACCACGAACTTTTTGGGTACAACATTCTTGCTGACACTCGTTGGAGGGTTCATCTCTGATACCTATATGACTCATCTCAACACTTGTGTACTCTTTGGTGGGATTCAACTACTG GGATATATGTTGCTTATAATTCAATCCCGTTATCATAAACTGCAACCTGAACCTTGTGGGGAGACAACCTGCGTGCATGGTACAAAAGCCTTGCTGTTTTATGCTTCGATATGGTTGGTGGCACTTGGAGGAGGTGGAATCAGAGGCTCTATTCCAGCTTTAGGCGCTGGTCAGTTCAACGACAAGCACCCTGAAGAACGCAAGCAAATAGCCACCTTCTTCAATTTGTTTCTGCTTAGCATTACCATTGGGGCTTCCATTGGTGTAACATTTGTGGTGTATGTCAGCTCACATCTTGGGTGGGACAAAGGTTTTAGCATCTCCATGTCATGCGCATTTGTTGGTCTTGTCTGTCTTGCATTAGGAAAGCCATTTTATCGTGTTCGGGTCCCCGGAGAAAGTCCGTTGTTGAAAGTCTTACAG GTTTTGGTGGTGACAGTGAAGAACTGGAGGGTAGACGTACCCAACTCGGATGAACTATATGAGCTACGCGATCGCAAGTCTCTTTCAAATGGAGAGCTCATCCCCCACAGCAACCAGTTCAG ATTACTAGACAAGGCGGCTGTTCTGCCAAAAGGCACGGAGGCAGGAAAATGGAGAGTCTGCAGCGTAACGCAAGTGGAAGAAGTGAAGATTCTGACAAGGATGATGCCCATCCTTCTAAGCACCATCCTCATGAACACATGTTTTGCCCAGTTGCAGACCTTTTCCGTCCAACAGGGGACCATCATGAACACACACATCCACAGATTTGATGTCCCATCAGCCTCAATTCCCGTGATTCCTTTAGTTTTCATGTCGCTTCTCATACCCGTCTACGAATTTGCCTTGGTGCCAATCTTGCGTAAAATCACAGGCCACCCCAACGGCATAACCTACTTGCAGAGAGTGGGGGTTGGGCTTGTCCTCTCCGCAATCTCAATGGGTATAGCAGGCATCATAGAAGTGAAGAGGAAGCACGAATTCATCCACCACAATCACCGCATCAGCCTCTTTTGGCTGTCTTTCCATTATGCCATCTTCGGAATCGCGGATATGTTTACATTCGGGGGGCTGCTGGAGTTTTTCTACAAGGAGGCTCCGGCCGGCATGAGATCCCTTTCCACTTCCTTCTCGTGGCTCTCTTTGTCCATCGGCTTCTTCTTGAGCACCGCGTTCGTTGAGCTCATAAACTTAGTCACCGGTAAGCTAAGTAAGAGCAAGACGGGGTGGTTGGAAGGGCGTGACATGAATAAGAACCATCTGGAGCGCTTCTACTGGTTCTTGGCAGTTCTCAGCATTCTCAACTTTGTTAATTACGTGTTTTGGGCTAAATGGTACAAGTACAAAACGGATGTTCCGATTGACGAAGAAATGCTACTCAAATCAAGCCAAGCACGCGGCGCAGATCAATCATTATCTGCTACTACTAGTTCTATGAGCTTTATATCCAAAAAccaagagcaagaagaagaTCAGAGAAAGAATGAGGTTAAGTAA
- the LOC133851629 gene encoding uncharacterized protein LOC133851629, which yields MTTPSKADYYAPLPLHLPQSYVVLTPYYPSPNRGRCRIICTVSLILLAAIVYAFWPSEPDVKIVRLRLKRIHIHTIPRMAVDISMFVTVRVRNTDVYSMDYRALEVAVGYRGRRLGHVRSERGHVRARGSSYVDAELDFDGVELLADLVHLLEDLAKGTVPFDTVTEIEAQLGLLFFQVPLLAKVSCEVLVNTVNQTIARQNCYAE from the exons ATGACGACACCTTCCAAAGCCGACTACTACGCCCCGTTACCCTTACACTTACCCCAAAGCTACGTCGTTTTAACCCCATACTACCCCTCGCCGAACCGTGGCCGCTGCCGCATAATCTGCACCGTTTCATTAATCCTCCTAGCGGCCATTGTGTACGCCTTTTGGCCGTCCGAGCCGGACGTGAAGATCGTACGGCTTCGCTTGAAGCGCATTCACATCCACACCATACCGCGCATGGCCGTGGACATTTCCATGTTTGTGACCGTGCGGGTGCGGAACACCGACGTGTACTCCATGGACTACAGGGCGCTTGAGGTGGCGGTGGGCTACAGGGGGAGGAGGCTGGGGCACGTGCGCTCGGAGCGGGGGCACGTGAGGGCCAGAGGTTCGTCCTACGTCGACGCCGAGCTGGACTTCGACGGGGTCGAGCTCCTGGCCGACCTGGTGCACCTTCTGGAGGACCTGGCCAAGGGTACGGTGCCGTTTGATACTGTTACGGAGATAGAAGCCCAGCTGGGCCTTCTCTTCTTTCAAGTCCCATTACTG GCAAAAGTATCATGTGAGGTGTTGGTAAATACGGTGAATCAGACCATTGCCCGTCAAAATTGCTATGCTGAG TGA
- the LOC133851559 gene encoding uncharacterized protein LOC133851559 isoform X4, translating into MGGTLTEGAPQVLLQARLLPRPLRGSLHNILYATLGCNSLQWFCILSCHTHAKQCNPCMSDQAYQSDARADMKILEASSSLVICSSFRNSRSLASRSITALPAFADCLAQLVEENPDSRTPSRTSSRSNGNQEIYPCSVQQIPKCSSEFEHNLTMPAT; encoded by the exons ATGGGCGGGACACTGACAGAAGGAGCTCCGCAAGTTCTCCTTCAAGCTCGTCTTCTACCTCGCCCTCTCC GCGGTTCACTTCATAACATTTTATATGCCACTCTGGGGTGCAATTCTTTACAATGGTTTTGCATACTTTCATGTCATACGCACGCTAAACAATGCAACCCGT GCATGTCAGACCAGGCATACCAGTCAGATGCAAGAGCAGACATGAAG ATCCTAGAAGCAAGCTCCTCCTTAGTGATCTGCTCCTCTTTTAGGAACTCCAGATCCTTGGCCTCAAGATCAATCACCGCTCTCCCCGCTTTTGCTGATTGCCTTGCTCAGCTTGTCGAAGAGAACCCTGATTCAAGAACTCCTTCGAGGACATCTTCAAGGAGCAATGGAAACCAGGAGATTTACCCATGTTCAGTTCAACAAATACCAAAATGCAGCAGTGAATTTGAACATAATCTCACTATGCCGGCCACGTGA
- the LOC133858536 gene encoding transcription factor HY5-like isoform X1, with protein MTLPRGAADGEPNNSRPESTDERQLLQMAEDGGTVNASSSSWSFLPPHKKSKVESSDEDLFTVPDVEAPPPMNSAAMANLFEHEKNAEIQRQMGLSGKRRRGRNPADKEYRRLKRLLRNRVSAQQARERKKVYVNELESRTKELQDRNSKLEEKISTLINENTMLRKVLLNTRPKNDESTEPKQDQFG; from the exons ATGACTCTTCCGAGAGGCGCCGCAGATGGCGAACCCAATAATTCCCGGCCGGAATCCACTGACGAGCGCCAACTACTTCAGATGGCCGAGGATGGCGGTACCGTTAATGCCTCCTCCTCTTCATGGTCTTTCCTTCCACCGCACAAGAAGAGCAAAGTTG aatcCAGCGATGAAGATTTGTTCACGGTTCCTGACGTGGAGGCTCCACCACCAATGAATTCTGCTGCCATGGCTAATCTTTTCGAGCATGAGAAGAATGCCGAGATTCAGCGCCAGATGGGGTTATCTGGGAAGCGCCGGAGGGGACGAAATCCTGCTGATAAAGAGTATAGACGCCTCAAGAG GTTGCTTAGGAACAGAGTGTCTGCTCAACAAGCCCGAGAAAGGAAGAAGGTGTATGTGAATGAACTGGAATCAAGAACCAAAGAATTGCAGGACAGGAACTCCAAATTAGAAGAGAAGATCTCAACTTTAATCAATGAAAATACCATGCTTAGGAAG GTTCTTCTGAACACCAGGCCTAAGAATGATGAAAGTACTGAGCCGAAGCAGGATCAGTTTGGCTAG